Proteins co-encoded in one Christiangramia fulva genomic window:
- a CDS encoding cysteine desulfurase family protein, producing the protein MEKVYFDSAATTQLRDEVIEKMTRVLKENYGNPSSTHSFGRSSKSLVEQARKSIAGILKVKASEIVFTSGGTEADNLALNSAVRDLGVKRIITSKIEHHAVLYTVEQLEQYYGITVEYVRLNDKGEIDLEDLEKRLGSSNEKTLVSLMHVNNEIGNKLDLKRTSEIVKSHGALFHSDTVQSIGHYELDLEKIPVDFTAVSAHKFHGPKGVGFAFVRKNSGLKPLIFGGEQERGHRAGTEGVHNIVGLAEAFKISYTKLAEEKDYVLSLKNYFIRRLKEEIPGVKFNGTCEDPEKSTYTLINVCLPVSQEKALMLLFQLDLKGIACSKGSACQSGSDKGSHVLSAFLPEEDLQKPSLRFSFSHYNTQEEIDYTVNVLKEFIEG; encoded by the coding sequence ATGGAAAAAGTTTATTTCGACTCAGCGGCTACTACTCAGTTACGTGATGAAGTAATAGAAAAAATGACCAGGGTTCTAAAAGAAAATTACGGGAATCCTTCTTCTACCCATAGTTTCGGTCGTTCTTCCAAGTCACTTGTCGAGCAGGCAAGAAAGTCTATTGCTGGGATTTTGAAGGTGAAAGCTTCAGAAATCGTATTTACTTCCGGTGGAACTGAAGCAGATAATCTTGCCCTTAACAGTGCCGTTCGCGATCTTGGAGTTAAACGTATTATCACTTCCAAAATTGAACATCATGCGGTGCTTTATACTGTTGAACAGCTCGAGCAGTATTATGGGATTACCGTGGAGTATGTCAGGTTGAACGATAAAGGTGAAATTGATCTTGAAGATCTGGAAAAACGTCTTGGATCTTCTAATGAAAAAACCCTGGTAAGCCTGATGCATGTGAACAATGAAATTGGCAATAAACTCGATCTTAAAAGAACTTCGGAAATTGTAAAATCTCATGGAGCTTTATTCCATTCAGATACCGTGCAGTCTATAGGTCATTATGAACTTGATCTCGAGAAAATTCCTGTCGATTTTACTGCGGTAAGCGCTCATAAATTCCATGGACCCAAAGGCGTGGGTTTTGCTTTTGTTCGGAAAAATTCTGGTTTAAAACCTCTGATCTTTGGTGGAGAGCAGGAGCGAGGACATAGGGCGGGCACAGAAGGAGTTCATAATATTGTAGGCCTGGCCGAAGCTTTTAAAATTTCTTATACTAAACTTGCAGAGGAAAAGGATTATGTACTTTCTCTGAAAAATTATTTCATCCGGCGACTTAAGGAAGAAATTCCCGGTGTGAAATTCAACGGGACCTGCGAAGATCCTGAGAAAAGCACCTATACGCTTATAAATGTTTGCCTCCCGGTAAGCCAGGAAAAAGCACTGATGCTTTTATTTCAGCTCGATCTTAAGGGAATTGCCTGTTCCAAAGGAAGTGCCTGCCAGAGCGGAAGCGACAAAGGCTCTCATGTTTTAAGCGCTTTCCTTCCGGAAGAAGACCTTCAGAAACCTTCTCTGAGATTTTCATTCTCACATTACAATACCCAAGAAGAGATTGATTATACGGTTAATGTCCTGAAGGAATTTATTGAAGGCTAG
- a CDS encoding DNA mismatch repair protein MutS — protein sequence MNLIPGDRVELLDDELCGVVEQVDEDEVLIKTSEGFLMKFPVSQVVKIEDDLENFKDGAEIEEILKEKQIKKKPSSSRIKPKERNAPPMEVDLHIHQLVKSSKGMSNHEILSLQLDTARHKLEFAMRKRIQKIVFIHGVGEGVLKMELEYLFGRYSNVKFYDADYQKYGLGATEIYIYQNA from the coding sequence ATGAATTTGATCCCCGGAGACAGAGTAGAACTGCTCGATGATGAGTTATGCGGAGTCGTGGAGCAGGTGGATGAAGATGAAGTTTTGATTAAGACTTCAGAAGGATTTTTGATGAAATTTCCGGTTTCACAGGTGGTTAAAATTGAAGATGATTTGGAGAATTTTAAAGATGGAGCCGAAATAGAGGAAATTCTGAAGGAAAAACAAATAAAGAAGAAGCCTTCTTCCTCGAGAATTAAGCCTAAAGAACGCAATGCTCCTCCCATGGAAGTAGATTTGCATATACATCAACTGGTGAAATCTTCAAAAGGGATGAGCAATCATGAAATACTTAGTCTTCAGCTCGATACGGCGCGGCATAAACTGGAATTCGCCATGAGAAAACGTATTCAAAAGATCGTTTTTATACATGGAGTAGGTGAGGGAGTTCTTAAAATGGAACTGGAATATCTTTTTGGTCGGTATTCCAACGTGAAATTCTACGATGCCGATTATCAGAAATATGGACTTGGAGCTACCGAGATCTATATTTATCAAAATGCTTAA
- a CDS encoding T9SS type A sorting domain-containing protein, which produces MKLPLLFVVIFISSGLYAQLYVAPSKNSDSYLYVRDRVIFVKNELNLQENREDETSASIYLRKDAQLVQGSENNLPNPGEGKISVYQKGTSNAYDYNYWSLPVRRNGSNSQLNDFIYEPMGKTKSRKSRLTNSLNGSSSPLTISRKWIYSFSGIDYSNWQYAGENFDLLPGQGFTMKGVEGVNNSVIEGQIINSGSAQVYDFRGIPNNGQIDLPISKDQILLVGNPYPSTLNLDLFLTENTATTGIAYFWDSGKDVNSHMLSDYEGGYGTYSPGASLYVPAIFQKYLEGKDTGNTGEVYGRKFSPIGQGFMVIGKENGKLFFGNNQRAYQKEDKDLSQFKSPIRIIPSLKINVEMDSSYTRQLALAFRNDSTLKEDHAMDARNLDAAISDISWDIDGENFVINVLPAKEKDLIPLFISLNKATSLNISVSELSNFNPDRILIFDTKEDLYYGIKTGYFQMSLPAGDYRNRFYLTFVENLPAEEILKEGKKISVSKPKNVLLNSIDIFQNNAEERLELKILYSTDFSNIQLYDLNGKLIFRQNFKEKQKEYYLPTGKLSSSVYIVKVKTTDNKELTKKITVKN; this is translated from the coding sequence ATGAAGCTTCCTCTCCTTTTTGTGGTAATTTTTATTTCAAGTGGCCTTTATGCGCAGTTATATGTGGCCCCTTCTAAAAATTCTGATAGTTATTTATATGTACGGGATCGAGTGATATTTGTGAAAAATGAACTCAACCTTCAGGAAAATCGTGAGGACGAGACGAGTGCGAGTATCTATTTAAGGAAAGATGCCCAACTTGTCCAGGGTTCAGAAAATAATTTACCAAATCCTGGTGAAGGCAAAATTTCTGTTTATCAAAAGGGCACTTCCAATGCTTATGATTATAACTACTGGAGTCTTCCTGTCAGGAGAAATGGTTCTAATTCTCAGCTTAATGATTTTATTTATGAACCCATGGGGAAGACTAAAAGTCGTAAATCACGGCTCACAAATTCTTTGAATGGTTCCAGTTCTCCATTAACAATTTCCAGGAAGTGGATCTACAGTTTTTCAGGAATAGATTATTCTAACTGGCAGTATGCCGGGGAAAATTTTGACCTATTGCCTGGCCAGGGTTTTACAATGAAGGGAGTCGAGGGTGTAAACAATAGCGTAATTGAAGGTCAAATAATAAATTCGGGTTCTGCACAGGTTTATGATTTCCGAGGAATTCCCAATAACGGCCAAATTGATTTGCCCATCAGTAAAGATCAAATTCTGCTAGTAGGAAATCCTTATCCGTCCACGCTGAACCTCGATCTTTTTCTAACCGAAAATACCGCAACCACCGGAATCGCTTATTTCTGGGATTCAGGAAAGGATGTAAATTCACACATGCTTTCCGATTACGAAGGAGGATATGGAACCTATTCTCCGGGCGCGAGCTTATATGTTCCGGCTATTTTTCAGAAATATCTGGAAGGAAAAGATACCGGCAATACCGGAGAAGTCTACGGAAGAAAATTTAGCCCAATCGGCCAGGGTTTTATGGTTATAGGAAAGGAAAATGGCAAGCTTTTCTTCGGTAATAACCAAAGAGCCTATCAAAAAGAAGATAAAGATCTGTCACAATTTAAATCTCCTATCCGGATAATTCCTTCGCTTAAAATAAATGTTGAAATGGATTCCAGTTATACCAGGCAACTGGCGCTGGCATTCAGAAATGATTCCACATTAAAGGAAGATCACGCGATGGATGCGAGAAATCTCGATGCTGCCATCAGCGATATAAGCTGGGATATAGACGGGGAAAATTTTGTTATAAATGTACTGCCGGCAAAAGAAAAAGACCTGATCCCTTTATTTATTTCTCTTAATAAAGCTACCTCCCTTAATATTTCAGTTAGCGAATTATCTAATTTCAATCCAGACCGTATCTTAATTTTTGATACCAAAGAAGATCTTTATTATGGAATAAAAACCGGATATTTTCAAATGTCACTGCCTGCAGGAGATTATAGAAACCGATTTTATCTGACTTTTGTTGAGAATTTACCCGCGGAAGAAATTCTAAAAGAAGGAAAGAAAATTTCCGTTTCCAAACCTAAAAATGTTCTCCTGAACAGCATCGATATTTTTCAGAATAATGCTGAAGAAAGACTGGAACTGAAAATTTTATATAGCACCGATTTCAGCAATATTCAGCTTTATGATTTGAACGGTAAACTTATTTTTCGTCAAAATTTTAAAGAAAAACAAAAAGAATATTATCTTCCAACAGGAAAACTGAGTTCTTCGGTATATATTGTAAAGGTAAAAACCACCGACAATAAAGAGCTCACCAAAAAAATCACTGTTAAAAATTGA
- a CDS encoding DUF2752 domain-containing protein: MKDLQEYMLPCLNKTLFGVDCTGCGAQRAAVFLFQGEFLKAFQMYPAIYSLVFLLLFLIFNLFVKFKYDYSIKIGLIIFNAVVIAVAYILKMYHIFQLTN; encoded by the coding sequence TTGAAAGATTTACAGGAATACATGCTACCATGCCTGAACAAAACGCTTTTCGGAGTGGATTGTACGGGATGCGGGGCTCAGCGTGCTGCAGTATTTCTTTTTCAGGGAGAGTTTCTAAAGGCTTTCCAGATGTATCCGGCCATTTACAGTCTCGTTTTTTTATTGCTCTTTTTGATCTTTAACCTTTTCGTTAAATTCAAATATGATTACAGCATTAAAATTGGCCTCATCATATTTAATGCAGTGGTCATCGCGGTAGCTTATATTCTAAAAATGTATCATATTTTTCAACTAACCAATTAA
- a CDS encoding CCC motif membrane protein: MEKRELPNSTLILVFGILSILGCCCYGVLGVVFGIIALVMSKRAIEIYNADPELYTGFQNVKTGRILAIIGLALSAISIIASIIGLVFFGGFDAWQDAMEEISRQYGG, from the coding sequence ATGGAAAAAAGAGAATTACCCAATTCCACGCTCATTCTTGTATTCGGAATTTTATCAATTTTAGGCTGTTGCTGTTACGGTGTTTTAGGAGTTGTTTTTGGTATTATCGCTTTGGTAATGTCTAAACGCGCTATAGAAATTTATAACGCCGATCCTGAACTATATACCGGATTTCAAAATGTAAAAACCGGAAGAATTTTAGCAATCATCGGTCTTGCTTTAAGTGCTATTAGCATTATAGCTTCAATAATTGGTCTGGTATTCTTCGGTGGTTTTGACGCCTGGCAGGATGCCATGGAGGAAATTTCACGCCAATACGGAGGTTAA
- the rocD gene encoding ornithine--oxo-acid transaminase: protein MPLQKISSSEEAIKLEDQHGAHNYHPLPAVLSRGEGVHVWDVEGNKYYDFLSAYSAVNQGHCHPKIVEALHQQASKLALTSRAFHNDVLGAYEKYATEYFGFDKLLPMNTGAEAVETAIKIARKWAYEKKGVKETEADIIVCENNFHGRTTTIISFSNDEEARKNFGPYTPGFIKIPYDDPEALENAIKNNPNVAGFLVEPIQGEAGVYVPSDDFIQRAKDICSKNNVLFMADEIQTGIARTGGLLAVCGHCTCEGHCERQETYTRPDILILGKALSGGNYPVSAVLADDDIMNVIKPGQHGSTFGGNPVAAAVAVAALDVVKDEHLIQNARKLGKLFRRLMDDYIRESNIVNLVRGRGLLNAIVINDSAESTTAWDICLALKENGLLAKPTHGNIIRFAPPLVMTEEQLRDCVKIITKTLKQFEK from the coding sequence ATGCCATTACAAAAGATCAGTTCTTCAGAAGAAGCTATCAAACTGGAAGACCAGCATGGAGCTCATAATTATCATCCGCTGCCTGCTGTTCTTAGCCGTGGCGAAGGAGTTCATGTTTGGGACGTAGAAGGCAACAAATATTACGATTTTCTTTCTGCTTATTCGGCAGTGAACCAGGGGCATTGTCACCCTAAGATCGTGGAGGCGTTACACCAACAAGCCTCAAAACTCGCTCTTACTTCCCGGGCTTTTCATAATGATGTGCTGGGAGCCTATGAGAAATACGCTACCGAATATTTCGGATTTGACAAACTTCTGCCCATGAATACGGGTGCTGAAGCTGTTGAAACGGCTATTAAAATTGCGCGAAAATGGGCTTATGAGAAAAAAGGTGTAAAAGAGACTGAAGCCGATATCATTGTTTGTGAAAATAACTTCCACGGAAGAACAACTACTATAATTTCATTTTCCAACGATGAGGAAGCAAGAAAGAATTTTGGCCCTTATACACCGGGATTCATCAAAATTCCTTACGATGATCCTGAAGCCCTTGAAAATGCAATCAAGAATAACCCTAATGTCGCCGGATTTTTGGTAGAACCTATCCAGGGTGAAGCAGGAGTTTATGTGCCTTCAGATGATTTTATCCAGAGAGCCAAAGATATTTGTAGTAAAAATAATGTGCTTTTTATGGCTGATGAGATCCAGACGGGAATCGCCAGAACAGGCGGGTTACTTGCCGTTTGTGGTCATTGCACCTGTGAGGGACATTGCGAAAGACAGGAAACTTATACACGGCCCGATATTCTCATTTTAGGGAAAGCGCTTTCTGGAGGAAATTATCCCGTATCGGCAGTATTAGCCGATGATGATATTATGAATGTGATCAAGCCGGGGCAGCACGGTTCTACTTTTGGAGGAAATCCTGTGGCTGCGGCAGTAGCTGTTGCGGCGCTTGATGTGGTAAAAGATGAACACCTTATCCAGAATGCCAGAAAACTGGGAAAACTTTTTAGACGATTGATGGATGACTACATCAGGGAATCTAATATCGTAAATCTTGTTCGTGGTCGCGGGCTGCTGAATGCTATTGTAATCAATGACTCAGCCGAAAGCACCACTGCCTGGGATATTTGTTTGGCTTTAAAAGAAAACGGATTACTTGCAAAGCCAACTCACGGCAACATCATTCGTTTTGCACCTCCACTGGTAATGACCGAAGAACAGCTTCGCGATTGCGTGAAGATCATTACAAAAACCCTGAAGCAGTTCGAAAAATAA
- the rlmD gene encoding 23S rRNA (uracil(1939)-C(5))-methyltransferase RlmD — protein sequence MARKNKNKLFTQIEVIDAGAKGKAVAKSPDGRVIFIDNAVPGDVADIQTIKKRKSYYQGTAVKFHEFSKKRTTPVCRHFGTCGGCKWQNMEYKYQLEYKQNEVTNNLKRLGKIELPEITPILGSEKIYFYRNKMEFSFSDSRWLTQQEIQSGENIENRNALGFHIPGMWDKILDIEKCHLQEDPSNDIRNFVKEFASEHQLSFFNTRQQEGLLRTLMIRTSSTGEIMVLIQFFEENEEKRELLLAAIAERFPEITSLQYVINNKANDTIYDQEIICYQGRDHIFEEMEGLQFKINAKSFYQTNSEQAYNLYKIARDYANLKGDELVYDLYTGTGTIAQFIAKKARKVIGVEAVPEAIKDAKENATRNSIENVEFYVGDMRKVFTASFIQKHGKPDMIITDPPRDGMHKDVVAQIIAILPERIVYVSCNSATQARDLALLDEHYKVTATQAVDMFPQTHHVENVVKLERRK from the coding sequence ATGGCGCGAAAAAATAAGAATAAGCTTTTTACTCAAATTGAAGTTATCGATGCCGGCGCTAAGGGTAAGGCGGTAGCCAAATCTCCAGATGGCCGTGTGATTTTTATAGACAATGCTGTTCCAGGCGATGTGGCTGATATACAGACGATCAAAAAAAGAAAATCATATTACCAGGGTACCGCCGTAAAATTCCATGAATTCTCAAAAAAAAGAACCACTCCTGTTTGCAGGCATTTTGGAACCTGCGGTGGTTGTAAATGGCAGAATATGGAATACAAATATCAGCTGGAATACAAACAAAACGAGGTCACCAATAACCTGAAACGGCTTGGGAAAATAGAGCTGCCTGAGATCACTCCTATTCTGGGAAGCGAAAAGATCTATTTTTACCGAAATAAAATGGAGTTTTCATTCAGCGATAGCAGATGGCTCACTCAACAGGAAATACAAAGTGGTGAAAATATCGAAAATCGCAATGCCCTTGGTTTTCATATCCCGGGAATGTGGGATAAAATCCTCGATATCGAAAAATGTCATTTACAGGAAGACCCGAGCAATGACATCAGGAATTTTGTAAAGGAATTCGCTTCAGAGCACCAGCTTTCATTTTTTAATACACGCCAGCAGGAAGGTTTGCTCCGTACCCTTATGATAAGGACTTCCTCTACCGGCGAAATTATGGTGCTAATTCAGTTTTTTGAAGAAAACGAAGAAAAACGCGAACTTTTATTGGCTGCCATCGCTGAAAGATTCCCTGAAATCACTTCGCTGCAATACGTCATCAACAATAAGGCGAACGACACCATTTACGACCAGGAGATCATTTGCTATCAAGGCCGTGATCATATTTTTGAGGAAATGGAAGGTCTTCAGTTTAAGATCAACGCGAAGTCTTTTTATCAAACCAATTCTGAACAAGCTTACAATTTGTATAAAATAGCTCGGGATTACGCGAATTTAAAGGGCGATGAACTGGTTTATGACCTTTACACGGGCACTGGAACCATTGCTCAGTTCATCGCAAAAAAAGCCAGAAAAGTGATTGGTGTGGAGGCTGTTCCTGAAGCCATCAAAGACGCAAAAGAAAACGCCACAAGAAATTCTATTGAAAATGTTGAATTTTATGTTGGTGATATGCGGAAGGTTTTTACTGCCTCGTTTATTCAGAAACACGGGAAGCCAGATATGATCATTACCGATCCTCCGCGAGATGGAATGCATAAAGATGTGGTAGCTCAGATTATTGCTATCTTGCCGGAACGAATCGTTTATGTTAGTTGCAATTCGGCAACCCAGGCAAGAGATCTGGCTTTGCTGGACGAACATTACAAAGTTACCGCTACACAGGCAGTGGATATGTTTCCGCAAACCCATCATGTTGAGAATGTGGTAAAACTGGAAAGAAGAAAATGA
- a CDS encoding DUF6452 family protein, whose amino-acid sequence MKRSSVILILLVLVSVISCQRDDICPEKTDTTPLLIIRFHENQDPFDLKAPQNLNVRELGNDSSYIYYRYSRDSIAIPLRTDQDVTELLFTVNAPDTSATNPVPGITDTLRFSYGREQEYLNRACAYKVNFVGLNIELTDPASAENWIDDITIEQPNVEDEKQAHVSIFF is encoded by the coding sequence ATGAAAAGATCTTCAGTCATACTGATATTACTGGTTTTGGTGTCGGTTATAAGTTGCCAGCGTGATGATATTTGTCCGGAAAAGACCGATACCACTCCCCTTCTTATTATCAGGTTTCATGAAAACCAGGATCCCTTTGACCTAAAGGCTCCCCAAAACCTCAATGTTAGGGAATTGGGAAATGATAGCAGTTATATTTATTACAGATACAGCCGCGATAGTATTGCCATTCCGTTGAGAACAGACCAGGACGTAACTGAACTTCTTTTCACTGTAAATGCACCAGATACTTCAGCTACGAATCCTGTACCTGGAATTACCGATACCCTCCGATTTTCCTACGGAAGGGAACAGGAATATTTAAACAGGGCCTGCGCCTACAAAGTTAATTTTGTAGGTTTAAATATCGAACTTACCGATCCTGCTTCCGCTGAAAACTGGATCGATGATATTACTATAGAACAACCCAACGTAGAAGATGAAAAACAGGCTCATGTATCGATATTTTTCTAA
- a CDS encoding DUF6048 family protein translates to MYRYFSKLLLLLFFSFTSVQAQNEQLSDSLQYKDKYGLRVGIDISKALRTFLEDGYSGLELVGDYRVSEKFYAAAELGNEKLTFEGDNIGTTANGSYIKIGADYNAYDNWQDMQNIIFVGLRYGFSTFSQTLDWYRVYSSSAYYGPDVRMVNNEVSGLNASWIEMMIGIKVELFNNLFLSANVQLKRRIAQKTPDNFDNLAIPGFGRTYDESMFGAGYGYTISYLIPLYKKNRH, encoded by the coding sequence ATGTATCGATATTTTTCTAAATTATTACTGCTCTTGTTTTTCAGTTTTACCTCTGTGCAGGCTCAGAATGAACAGCTTTCCGACAGTCTTCAATATAAGGATAAATATGGTTTGCGTGTGGGGATCGACATTAGCAAAGCTTTGCGAACATTCCTTGAAGATGGTTATTCCGGGCTGGAATTAGTTGGTGATTACCGGGTAAGTGAAAAATTCTATGCCGCTGCCGAACTGGGAAATGAAAAATTAACCTTTGAAGGTGACAATATAGGGACAACTGCAAATGGCAGTTATATAAAAATTGGAGCTGATTATAATGCTTATGATAACTGGCAGGATATGCAGAATATCATTTTTGTGGGACTGCGTTACGGCTTTTCAACTTTTTCCCAAACCCTGGACTGGTACCGGGTTTATTCGTCTTCTGCCTATTACGGGCCGGATGTAAGAATGGTAAACAATGAAGTTTCGGGATTGAACGCCAGTTGGATAGAAATGATGATAGGTATAAAAGTTGAACTTTTCAACAACCTTTTTCTCTCGGCCAATGTTCAGCTAAAACGAAGGATAGCCCAAAAAACTCCTGATAATTTTGATAATCTGGCAATCCCCGGCTTCGGGCGCACTTATGATGAAAGTATGTTTGGTGCCGGTTATGGTTATACCATCTCTTATCTTATTCCGCTATACAAGAAAAACCGGCATTGA
- a CDS encoding THUMP domain-containing class I SAM-dependent RNA methyltransferase — translation MDKNFKMTAKTMYGLEAVLAKELLELGAMNIEQGTRMVSFEGDKGFMYKTNLCLRTAIKILKPLKGFRVNSEKELYDQIYAMPWEEWMDVNDTLAIESTVHSEIFTHSKYVALKTKDAIVDRFRDKFGKRPDVDLDFPVLRVNIHIEKNFCHVSLDSSGESLHKRGYRSATNIAPINEVLAAGMLLLSGWQGQCHFLDPMCGSGTIPIEAAMIACNIPPNLHRKEFGFEKWKDWDEALFEKIEESVLNKIRDFHFKIKGYDKAPSAVMKAKENVKNAHLSDFVEIEQKNFFESEKENEGYLHMLFNPPYGERLEIDVEKIYGQIGDTLKQNYPGTHAWFISTNFEAIKSVGLRASRKIKLFNGPLEARLLKYVMYEGSKKQSKQ, via the coding sequence ATGGACAAAAATTTTAAGATGACGGCCAAGACGATGTATGGTTTAGAAGCTGTACTGGCTAAAGAATTACTCGAGCTTGGCGCTATGAATATTGAACAGGGCACCCGAATGGTTAGCTTTGAGGGAGATAAAGGCTTTATGTACAAAACAAATCTTTGTTTAAGGACGGCCATTAAAATTTTGAAACCCTTAAAAGGTTTCAGGGTGAATTCTGAAAAGGAGTTATACGATCAAATTTATGCGATGCCCTGGGAAGAATGGATGGATGTTAATGATACTCTGGCTATCGAATCTACCGTTCATTCTGAAATTTTTACCCATTCCAAATATGTTGCCTTGAAAACCAAAGATGCCATTGTGGATCGCTTCAGGGATAAGTTCGGAAAGCGGCCAGATGTTGATTTAGATTTTCCGGTATTGCGGGTTAACATCCATATTGAAAAGAATTTTTGTCATGTAAGTCTTGACAGCTCCGGCGAATCCCTTCACAAAAGAGGTTATCGTTCGGCTACCAATATCGCCCCGATCAATGAAGTTCTTGCCGCGGGAATGCTTTTACTTTCCGGCTGGCAGGGGCAATGTCATTTTCTTGACCCCATGTGCGGGAGTGGTACAATTCCTATTGAAGCGGCGATGATTGCATGTAATATTCCACCAAACCTCCATCGTAAAGAATTTGGTTTTGAGAAGTGGAAAGACTGGGATGAAGCTCTTTTTGAAAAAATTGAAGAATCAGTGCTTAATAAGATCAGGGATTTTCATTTTAAAATAAAAGGCTATGACAAAGCTCCATCAGCAGTGATGAAGGCGAAAGAAAATGTAAAAAATGCCCATCTTTCAGATTTTGTGGAAATCGAACAGAAAAATTTCTTTGAATCTGAAAAAGAAAATGAAGGTTACCTGCACATGCTTTTTAATCCGCCTTATGGGGAGCGTCTTGAGATTGATGTGGAAAAGATTTATGGCCAGATTGGTGATACTCTCAAACAGAATTATCCCGGGACTCACGCCTGGTTTATTTCTACAAATTTTGAAGCGATAAAAAGTGTGGGACTTCGTGCATCCAGAAAAATTAAGCTTTTTAACGGACCTTTAGAAGCTAGGCTTTTAAAATATGTAATGTACGAAGGTTCGAAAAAGCAAAGCAAGCAATGA
- a CDS encoding ZIP family metal transporter encodes MSNQLYIYILPILAVIIGYIISLFLKTGDSSGFKLLLAFSGAYLLSVTVLDLLPDVYQKGDQGIGVFIMLGLLFQIILEFLSKGVEHGHLHFHEESRNFPLLLLISLSLHSLLEGFPIDQDSHLLHGVVVHKIPVAAILSVFLHKSKLGKLKILLFLVFFALMTPAGSWLKNHVEVFNNYAPYVNAMVIGVFLHVSTTILFESSKNHSFNAKKLFVVILGILLAYFI; translated from the coding sequence TTGTCTAACCAGCTTTACATCTATATCCTTCCCATCCTGGCCGTAATTATTGGCTACATTATTTCACTATTTTTAAAGACCGGTGATTCATCTGGCTTTAAATTATTGCTGGCTTTCAGTGGGGCCTATTTGCTCTCAGTGACGGTCCTCGATTTATTACCTGATGTTTACCAAAAAGGCGATCAGGGAATTGGAGTTTTCATTATGCTGGGACTGTTATTTCAGATCATTCTGGAATTTCTTTCGAAAGGCGTGGAACACGGACATTTGCATTTTCATGAAGAATCGAGGAATTTTCCCCTGCTATTACTTATCAGTTTAAGTTTACACTCGTTGCTGGAAGGTTTCCCTATTGATCAGGACTCCCATTTATTACATGGGGTGGTCGTGCATAAAATTCCTGTGGCGGCCATTCTTTCCGTATTTCTTCATAAAAGCAAGTTGGGAAAATTGAAAATTCTTCTTTTCCTGGTTTTTTTCGCGTTGATGACGCCGGCCGGAAGCTGGCTGAAAAATCATGTAGAAGTTTTCAATAACTATGCTCCCTACGTCAATGCCATGGTTATTGGGGTCTTTCTGCACGTTTCGACTACGATCCTGTTTGAATCTTCAAAAAATCATTCTTTCAATGCCAAAAAACTCTTCGTGGTAATTTTGGGAATTCTATTAGCTTATTTTATCTGA
- a CDS encoding DUF4268 domain-containing protein — protein sequence MYSREESKKIRQEFWTSFGKEYPRKWLLYNTKMKEIQLKFTFNRKFAQVSLDIDNADELIREYYFEKLESLKKILKAEYLPEAIFEKNYELPEEKVISRIYVELENVNIHNKNDWPVVKEFLATNMKLLEEFFTEFSDFIKN from the coding sequence ATGTACAGTCGGGAGGAATCCAAAAAGATACGGCAGGAATTCTGGACGAGCTTCGGAAAAGAATATCCGCGGAAATGGCTGCTCTACAATACAAAAATGAAGGAAATTCAGCTGAAATTTACTTTTAACCGCAAATTTGCGCAGGTTTCTCTGGATATTGATAATGCAGATGAACTGATTCGCGAATACTACTTTGAAAAACTGGAATCCTTGAAAAAAATTCTAAAAGCTGAATATCTCCCTGAAGCAATTTTTGAAAAAAATTATGAACTACCGGAAGAAAAAGTGATTTCCAGGATTTATGTGGAGCTTGAAAATGTCAATATTCACAACAAAAATGACTGGCCAGTAGTGAAAGAATTTCTGGCCACAAACATGAAATTACTGGAGGAATTCTTTACCGAATTCTCGGATTTCATCAAAAATTAG